In one window of Mesorhizobium sp. B2-1-1 DNA:
- a CDS encoding cysteine desulfurase family protein, with amino-acid sequence MAGMRAYLDYNASAPLLAAAREAMVAALDVAANPSSVHAEGRAARRLIETARRDVAELVKAKAGHVVFTSGATEAASTLLTPDWRMGRGTIRMSHLYVCEADHPCLLNGGSFPASQVTRIGVDANGIVDLEAMANALAAHDKAAGLPLVAIHAANNETGVIQPVDRIAEIVKAVDGVLVVDAVQAAGRISIDISAGYADYLILSSHKIGGPKGVGAIVAAADLMMPKPLINGGGQEKGHRGGTENLPGIAGFGAAAREALIGLEAIDALRRCRDEIEAIVKMLIPDVEIFGTGAPRLANTTFFAIPGAKAETVQIAFDLAGVALSAGSACSSGKVGPSHVLKAMGQGDSPGALRLSIGAATGAQDIEAFRLALAEIAARRVGKEKAA; translated from the coding sequence ATGGCCGGAATGCGCGCCTATCTCGACTACAATGCCAGTGCGCCCCTGCTTGCAGCGGCACGCGAGGCTATGGTCGCGGCGCTCGATGTGGCCGCCAACCCATCATCGGTCCATGCCGAAGGGCGTGCGGCGCGTCGCCTGATCGAAACTGCAAGGCGTGATGTGGCGGAATTGGTGAAGGCCAAGGCTGGGCATGTCGTGTTCACGTCAGGCGCCACGGAAGCCGCCTCGACGCTGCTGACGCCCGATTGGCGGATGGGGCGCGGGACCATCCGCATGAGCCATCTCTATGTCTGCGAAGCCGACCACCCCTGCCTGTTGAACGGCGGGTCCTTCCCGGCCTCGCAGGTGACGCGGATCGGCGTCGACGCCAATGGAATTGTCGACCTCGAAGCAATGGCAAACGCGCTTGCCGCGCACGATAAGGCCGCCGGCCTGCCGCTGGTGGCAATCCATGCCGCCAACAATGAGACTGGTGTCATCCAGCCGGTCGATCGTATCGCCGAAATCGTAAAGGCGGTCGACGGTGTCCTCGTCGTAGACGCGGTTCAGGCGGCAGGGCGCATTTCGATCGACATTTCGGCGGGTTACGCCGACTATCTGATACTGTCGTCGCACAAGATTGGCGGCCCCAAGGGCGTCGGCGCCATCGTCGCCGCTGCCGATCTGATGATGCCGAAGCCGCTCATCAACGGCGGTGGCCAGGAAAAGGGCCATCGCGGCGGCACCGAGAACCTGCCCGGCATTGCGGGATTTGGCGCGGCGGCGCGGGAGGCTCTCATCGGATTGGAGGCCATCGACGCCCTGCGTCGGTGCCGCGACGAGATCGAGGCCATCGTTAAAATGTTGATACCGGACGTGGAAATCTTCGGAACCGGCGCACCGAGGCTTGCCAACACGACATTCTTCGCTATTCCCGGCGCCAAGGCCGAAACGGTACAGATCGCCTTCGACCTGGCCGGTGTGGCGCTGTCGGCGGGTTCCGCCTGCTCGTCGGGTAAAGTCGGTCCGAGCCATGTGCTGAAGGCCATGGGTCAAGGTGACAGTCCGGGTGCGTTGCGCTTGTCGATCGGCGCGGCGACCGGCGCGCAGGACATCGAGGCGTTCCGCCTGGCGTTGGCAGAAATCGCCGCACGTCGGGTGGGCAAGGAGAAGGCCGCGTAG
- a CDS encoding alpha/beta hydrolase, protein MPEVIFTGPAGRLEGRYQPSKEKSAPIAIVLHPHPQFGGTMNNKIVYDLFYMFQKRDFTTLRFNFRGIGRSQGEFDHGTGELSDAAAALDWVQSLHPDSKSCWVAGYSFGSWIGMQLLMRRPEIEGFISVAPQPNTYDFSFLAPCPSSGLIIHGDADKVAPPKDVQGLVDKLHTQKGITITQKTLPGANHFFANDAELLIEECADYLDRRLAGELSDPRPKRLR, encoded by the coding sequence ATGCCTGAGGTCATTTTCACCGGTCCGGCCGGCCGTCTGGAGGGTCGATACCAGCCCTCGAAGGAAAAGAGCGCGCCGATTGCCATTGTCTTGCATCCGCACCCGCAATTCGGCGGGACGATGAACAACAAAATCGTCTACGACCTCTTCTACATGTTCCAGAAGCGCGACTTCACCACGCTGCGCTTCAATTTCCGCGGCATCGGGCGCAGCCAAGGCGAATTCGATCACGGTACCGGCGAATTGTCGGATGCGGCCGCCGCACTCGACTGGGTGCAGTCGCTGCATCCGGATTCCAAGAGTTGCTGGGTTGCCGGCTATTCGTTCGGCTCGTGGATCGGCATGCAGCTTTTGATGCGCCGGCCCGAGATCGAAGGCTTCATCTCGGTCGCGCCGCAACCCAACACCTACGACTTTTCCTTCCTGGCCCCCTGCCCCTCCTCGGGGCTCATCATCCATGGCGACGCTGACAAGGTGGCGCCGCCGAAGGACGTGCAAGGCCTGGTCGACAAGCTGCACACGCAAAAGGGCATCACCATCACGCAGAAGACATTGCCCGGCGCCAATCATTTCTTCGCCAACGATGCCGAACTGCTGATCGAGGAATGCGCGGATTATCTCGATCGCCGGCTGGCCGGCGAATTGTCGGATCCGCGCCCGAAGCGGCTGCGCTAA
- a CDS encoding FMN-binding negative transcriptional regulator encodes MYQPPHFQETRPEVLHGLIRAHPLGLLVSSGPEGPVADAIPFLIDADVGPNGRLRAHLAKANPQWRLIADNPASTVLIVFQGSDAYVTPSWYETKRETGKVVPTWNYAIVQVRGTAKVIDDQDWLARQIADLTASQEGTREAPWAVTDAPAPFIQSQIKGIIGLEIEIAEIHGKWKVSQNRPVADRAGVAHGLESETANSSDMVNLVRSYGGLNGD; translated from the coding sequence ATGTACCAGCCTCCTCATTTCCAGGAAACACGGCCGGAGGTGCTGCACGGGCTGATCCGGGCACATCCGCTCGGCCTCTTGGTTTCCAGCGGACCCGAAGGGCCGGTCGCCGACGCCATTCCGTTCCTGATCGACGCCGATGTCGGGCCAAATGGCAGGTTGCGCGCACATCTGGCCAAAGCCAATCCGCAATGGCGGCTTATCGCCGACAATCCGGCCTCGACGGTGCTGATCGTCTTCCAGGGCAGCGACGCCTATGTGACGCCGTCCTGGTACGAGACCAAGCGCGAGACCGGCAAGGTGGTGCCGACCTGGAACTATGCCATCGTGCAGGTACGCGGCACCGCGAAGGTGATCGATGATCAGGACTGGCTGGCGCGGCAGATCGCCGACCTGACGGCATCGCAGGAAGGCACGCGTGAGGCGCCATGGGCGGTAACGGATGCGCCTGCCCCGTTCATCCAGTCGCAGATCAAGGGCATCATCGGGCTGGAGATCGAGATCGCCGAAATCCATGGCAAATGGAAGGTCAGCCAGAACCGTCCCGTCGCGGATCGCGCAGGCGTTGCGCACGGGCTTGAAAGCGAGACGGCAAATTCGTCCGACATGGTGAACCTGGTAAGGTCCTATGGCGGACTGAACGGCGACTAA
- a CDS encoding phosphatase PAP2 family protein, with the protein MLTAAAFVGLDTPAGLLHGRWSAGFGRLAEFLTQFGLGGWYLIPPALLLIGANLTDWRSLSRRSLMLVYNWTCLAFLALSAVGLSGLLVNVLKYAVGRARPLYFQDLGVLSLRPFAFDARFAGFPSGHATTMGAVFGILLLLFPRRWYIALPITACIASTRVFVGAHYPSDTVAGFGLGFAFALVCGLVFARLGFIFSPTRSGLPVRKQTFRLIGRTSRTAV; encoded by the coding sequence TTGCTCACGGCAGCGGCGTTCGTCGGCCTCGACACGCCGGCGGGACTGCTGCACGGCCGGTGGTCGGCGGGCTTCGGCCGGCTCGCCGAGTTCCTGACACAGTTCGGCCTGGGCGGCTGGTATCTCATCCCGCCGGCACTCTTGCTCATAGGGGCCAATCTGACGGACTGGCGAAGCCTGTCGCGGCGGTCATTGATGCTCGTCTACAACTGGACCTGCCTGGCGTTCCTTGCACTGAGCGCCGTCGGTCTGTCCGGCCTGCTGGTCAATGTCCTGAAATATGCGGTCGGCCGGGCGCGTCCGCTCTATTTTCAGGATCTCGGCGTGCTCTCGCTGCGTCCCTTCGCCTTCGATGCGCGCTTTGCCGGTTTCCCGTCCGGTCACGCCACGACCATGGGGGCCGTGTTCGGCATCCTGCTGCTTTTGTTCCCGCGGCGCTGGTACATCGCCTTGCCGATCACGGCCTGCATCGCCTCGACGCGGGTCTTCGTCGGCGCGCATTATCCGAGTGATACCGTCGCCGGCTTTGGTCTTGGCTTTGCCTTCGCGCTGGTTTGCGGACTGGTCTTTGCCCGGCTCGGCTTCATCTTCAGCCCGACACGATCGGGATTGCCGGTGCGCAAGCAGACGTTTCGGCTGATCGGTCGAACAAGCCGAACGGCCGTCTGA
- a CDS encoding ArnT family glycosyltransferase, producing MALNRNYILLFLFSLVMTVSGLASMPPLDRDEPRFVQATKQMVESGDYVDIRFQDASRYQKPIGIYWLQSAAVALSGKGAAAPIWVYRLVSTLGIALAVLGIAWTGTRLFGASAGIAAGLVMAAIFATAFEGRDAKTDAMLLACCVAAQGALAQIYLASRRNEPVAGHLWWIFWLAQGAAILIKGPIAPLLSALTIAVLFAFERDGRWLSKLKVGRGLLLVVLIVLPWLALITWKSHGAFLQQAVGKDMLGKVAQGEESHGLPPGFYMLTYSLFMWPFGLIAVGAGLQALNRLRDDVRLRFCLAWYIPFWLVFELIPTKLPHYVLPAYPGMALLIGWLLTLQPQEANAPLRRWQQWLWWSTAFGLVVVSLGLAAVCVGAPIYLTHTFSWWSIPAAASALGAGYLAFSRQLQVPLARIGAVAACAGIAYGLLFGIIAPSLKPIWLSPAINQAVRVYKPCDTSVLASARYHEPSLVFLVGTKTILTDIDGVAKHLLADPACALGLAPVEDEQKLNGLLAGQGKAASHLTTIDGLNFSSGDKMSLGLFRIAQ from the coding sequence ATGGCGCTGAACAGGAACTACATCCTTCTTTTCCTGTTCAGCCTGGTGATGACGGTGTCGGGACTTGCGTCCATGCCGCCGCTGGACCGTGACGAGCCGCGCTTCGTCCAGGCCACCAAGCAGATGGTCGAGAGCGGCGATTATGTCGACATCCGCTTTCAGGACGCTTCGCGCTACCAGAAGCCGATCGGCATCTATTGGCTGCAATCCGCGGCCGTGGCTCTGAGCGGCAAGGGCGCCGCCGCACCAATATGGGTCTACCGCCTGGTGTCGACGCTGGGCATCGCCTTGGCCGTTCTCGGCATCGCCTGGACGGGCACCAGGCTTTTCGGAGCCAGTGCCGGCATCGCCGCCGGCCTGGTGATGGCGGCGATCTTCGCCACCGCCTTCGAGGGCCGCGACGCCAAGACCGATGCGATGCTGCTGGCCTGCTGCGTGGCGGCGCAGGGCGCGCTGGCGCAGATTTACCTGGCATCGCGCCGCAACGAGCCCGTCGCCGGCCATCTGTGGTGGATATTCTGGCTGGCGCAAGGGGCCGCGATCCTCATCAAGGGGCCGATCGCCCCACTGCTGTCGGCGCTCACCATCGCTGTCTTGTTTGCATTCGAACGCGACGGGCGCTGGCTGTCGAAGCTCAAGGTGGGGCGCGGCCTGCTGCTCGTCGTGCTGATCGTGTTGCCCTGGCTCGCCCTGATCACCTGGAAAAGCCACGGCGCCTTCCTCCAGCAGGCCGTCGGCAAGGATATGCTCGGCAAGGTCGCCCAGGGCGAGGAATCGCACGGCCTGCCGCCCGGCTTCTACATGTTGACCTATTCGCTGTTCATGTGGCCGTTCGGCCTGATCGCCGTCGGCGCCGGCCTGCAAGCCCTCAACCGGCTGCGCGACGATGTCAGGCTGCGCTTCTGCCTCGCCTGGTACATCCCCTTCTGGCTGGTATTCGAACTGATTCCGACCAAGCTGCCGCACTACGTGCTGCCGGCCTATCCCGGCATGGCGCTGCTGATCGGCTGGCTTTTGACATTGCAGCCGCAGGAAGCCAATGCGCCGCTCCGGCGCTGGCAGCAATGGTTGTGGTGGTCGACTGCATTCGGCCTGGTCGTGGTCAGCCTCGGCCTGGCTGCGGTCTGCGTGGGCGCCCCGATCTATCTCACCCATACTTTCTCGTGGTGGAGCATTCCGGCCGCCGCGTCGGCGCTCGGCGCCGGCTACCTGGCCTTCTCGCGACAGTTGCAAGTGCCGCTTGCCCGTATCGGCGCCGTCGCCGCCTGTGCGGGCATCGCCTACGGGTTGCTGTTTGGTATCATCGCCCCGTCCTTGAAGCCGATATGGCTGAGCCCGGCGATCAACCAGGCTGTGCGCGTCTACAAGCCTTGCGACACCTCGGTGCTGGCGTCGGCGCGGTATCACGAGCCGAGCCTTGTGTTCCTGGTGGGCACGAAAACGATACTGACCGACATCGATGGCGTGGCAAAGCATCTGCTTGCCGACCCCGCCTGCGCGCTGGGGCTGGCGCCGGTCGAGGATGAGCAGAAACTCAATGGATTGCTGGCGGGGCAAGGCAAGGCGGCGAGCCATCTTACGACGATCGACGGGCTCAACTTTTCATCGGGAGACAAAATGTCGCTCGGCCTCTTCCGTATCGCCCAATGA
- a CDS encoding lipid-A-disaccharide synthase N-terminal domain-containing protein has protein sequence MVNVLQELVTWIHRVFIEQFNAWILLGFVAQFFFTMRFVVQWLASEKAKRSVVPIAFWFFSLFGGGLLLIYAIKRQDPVFIAGQGMGLFIYIRNLWLIANERKAAMTKVD, from the coding sequence ATGGTTAACGTGCTTCAGGAACTGGTGACCTGGATCCACCGGGTCTTCATCGAACAGTTCAACGCGTGGATCCTGCTCGGCTTCGTCGCCCAGTTCTTTTTCACCATGCGCTTCGTCGTGCAGTGGCTCGCATCGGAAAAGGCCAAGCGAAGCGTCGTGCCGATCGCCTTCTGGTTCTTCTCGCTGTTCGGCGGAGGTCTGTTGCTGATTTATGCGATCAAGCGGCAGGACCCGGTGTTCATCGCCGGCCAGGGCATGGGCTTGTTCATCTACATCAGAAATCTCTGGCTGATCGCCAATGAACGCAAGGCGGCGATGACGAAGGTCGATTGA
- a CDS encoding glycosyltransferase family 2 protein — translation MPDALISIVIPCRNEAANLPLLIDEIEAAMTGRDFELIIVNDGSTDETAAVLARQAALRPFPVRELRHEKSAGQSLSVRSGAWAARGSIVATIDGDGQNDPQYIPMLVDALRRAGPDYGAAQGQRLKRRDSKVKQLASRFANWLRNAILHDETRDTGCGLKAVHTEILRKLPFFDGTHRFVPALVIQEGYHVAHCDVVDRSRRHGKSNYGIFDRGLQGVLDLCGVWWLRRRRRRMPKVEEITHG, via the coding sequence ATGCCGGACGCATTGATATCCATCGTCATTCCTTGCAGGAACGAGGCGGCAAACCTGCCGCTGCTGATCGATGAAATCGAGGCGGCGATGACCGGGCGCGACTTCGAACTGATCATCGTCAACGACGGCTCGACCGACGAAACCGCAGCCGTTCTCGCCAGGCAGGCAGCACTTCGCCCGTTTCCCGTCAGGGAATTGCGGCACGAGAAATCCGCCGGCCAGAGCCTCTCGGTACGCTCCGGCGCCTGGGCGGCGCGCGGAAGCATCGTCGCCACGATCGACGGCGATGGCCAGAACGATCCTCAGTACATTCCCATGCTGGTCGACGCCTTGCGGCGGGCCGGGCCCGACTACGGCGCCGCGCAAGGGCAACGCCTGAAGCGCCGCGACAGCAAGGTCAAGCAACTGGCATCGCGGTTCGCCAACTGGCTGAGAAACGCCATCCTGCATGACGAGACGCGCGACACAGGCTGCGGCCTGAAGGCGGTCCACACCGAGATCCTGCGCAAGCTGCCGTTCTTCGACGGCACCCATCGTTTCGTTCCGGCGCTGGTCATCCAGGAAGGATACCATGTCGCGCATTGCGACGTCGTCGACCGCTCCCGCCGCCACGGCAAGTCGAACTACGGAATTTTCGACCGTGGCCTGCAGGGCGTGCTCGATCTCTGCGGCGTCTGGTGGCTGCGCCGCAGGCGTCGCCGGATGCCAAAAGTAGAGGAAATCACGCATGGTTAA
- the tyrS gene encoding tyrosine--tRNA ligase, which translates to MPAFKSDFLRTMSERGFIHQTSDDAGLDDLFAKETVTAYIGFDATAKSLHAGSLIQIMMLHWLQQTGHRPIALMGGGTSMIGDPSFKDEARKLLTPRDIDDNLAGIRRNFMPYLKFGSGPNDAIMVNNADWLMEINYVNFLRDVGRHFSVNRMLAFDSVKLRLDREQSLSFLEFNYMLLQAYDFVELYKRLGCRLQMGGSDQWGNIINGIDLGRRMEDAQLYALTTPLLTTSSGAKMGKSAAGAVWLDAEMLSPYEFWQYWRNTEDADVGRFLKLYTTLPLDEVARLEKLGGSEINEAKKILATEITALLHGRGAAEQASETARKTFEEGALAETLPSVEVENAKLEAGVGILALLVTAGLAASNGEARRHVQGGAVRLNDQPVSDDRRTVTLQDLSPENVVKLSLGRKKHTLVRPI; encoded by the coding sequence ATGCCTGCCTTCAAATCCGATTTCCTGCGCACGATGAGCGAGCGCGGCTTCATCCACCAGACCTCGGATGATGCCGGGCTGGACGATCTCTTCGCCAAGGAGACGGTGACGGCCTATATCGGCTTCGACGCGACCGCCAAGAGCCTGCACGCCGGCTCGCTGATCCAGATCATGATGTTGCACTGGCTGCAGCAGACCGGCCATCGGCCGATCGCCCTGATGGGCGGCGGCACCTCGATGATCGGCGACCCTTCCTTCAAGGACGAGGCGCGCAAGCTTCTGACACCGCGCGACATCGATGACAATCTCGCCGGCATCCGCCGCAATTTCATGCCGTATCTCAAATTCGGCAGCGGCCCGAATGACGCGATCATGGTCAACAACGCCGACTGGCTGATGGAGATCAACTACGTCAATTTCCTGCGCGACGTCGGCCGTCACTTTTCGGTCAACCGCATGCTGGCGTTCGATTCCGTCAAGCTGCGGCTCGACCGCGAGCAGTCGTTGTCCTTCCTCGAATTCAACTACATGCTCCTGCAGGCCTACGACTTCGTCGAGCTCTACAAGCGCCTCGGCTGCCGTCTGCAGATGGGCGGCTCCGACCAGTGGGGCAACATCATCAACGGCATCGATCTCGGTCGCCGCATGGAGGACGCGCAGCTTTATGCGCTGACGACGCCGCTGCTCACCACCTCGTCGGGCGCCAAGATGGGCAAGTCCGCCGCGGGCGCGGTCTGGCTCGATGCCGAGATGCTCTCGCCTTACGAATTCTGGCAGTATTGGCGCAACACGGAGGACGCCGATGTCGGCCGTTTCCTGAAGCTCTACACGACGCTGCCGTTGGACGAGGTGGCGCGCCTGGAGAAGCTCGGTGGGTCCGAGATCAACGAGGCGAAAAAGATCCTCGCCACGGAGATCACCGCGTTGCTCCATGGTCGCGGCGCCGCCGAACAGGCCAGCGAAACCGCACGCAAGACCTTCGAGGAAGGTGCCCTCGCCGAGACGCTGCCGAGCGTCGAGGTTGAAAACGCCAAGCTCGAAGCCGGCGTCGGCATCCTGGCGCTGCTGGTGACCGCCGGGCTGGCGGCGTCCAACGGCGAAGCGCGGCGGCATGTGCAAGGCGGTGCGGTGCGGCTCAATGATCAGCCTGTCAGCGATGACCGTCGCACGGTCACGCTTCAGGATTTGAGTCCGGAAAACGTCGTAAAGCTTTCACTGGGCAGGAAAAAACACACTTTGGTGCGGCCGATCTGA
- a CDS encoding DUF3971 domain-containing protein translates to MDQEQPQHEKIRFRRDEITDLGALPSACRVPPLGQAAIGRGFRILSRLFAGAVALVLLAGVAVYLIGVSGIGADRLRVEAEAAIEKLAGVDVDVAVGPARITLDSSSFVALQVSDVSLKASDGKPMADAGRVRFGIRLLPLLRGEVRLTSARISDARIVTAAMPSGGDWTAELRNRDGLIDPEKLSDALFANINHALDAVREESLHRIDLHNVAFVLPDTEAVRLITVADAVVLQSGTGGMEFSSQANVDGKAVTVAASASRDAETRRVMSLDATVGIAEDGGESGAMASGGKLGALSVTLKGSQGADDTASRLTAALSSRGSVLDLGTRGLLSADVDLGATLVRGSNKIQVDRLLLKTGRSTFDFAGSIGPRPATGAAGEEPAYRYDLTSDGSTLAPSESPEPALTFLARIAGVYQTKSHKLVADQIAVRSAASSEVLGTAAVEFVDGKAPGINLALNVHDMPVSHVKQLWPWFSARNARLWVLDNLFGGRVVDANLQFQVVPDRLGNGVPLSADEVFGRFQIEGSRFDTAGRIPPIRDAVGVVAFHGNDVDISLSSGTVFMPSGRTVAASNGTLTVKAANRPPVVGALDIDVAGEASAVAELASYEPINAMRHVGFLPEDLSGSVTGHVRADIPLQSGVDSSKLDWLVSLDYSGLSLAKPFEGQTVTDADGSVTVDPEKAVISAKASLNGIPAELDLIEPLEDGGPARSRKVALVLDDKIRAAAMPGLAPLLGGTVKVAIDKSGEGNQNVSADLTNARLDIPWAGWSKGAGVPASATFVMTTSGDTTTLSDFDLDGKTFSVDGNIVLVNGALSSAKFSKVALNRGDDVAVSVKRSGRGYAVNVSGNALDARSLIKQFTSDVDTATKTTGADAISVSADVDRLTGFHDEQLSNLKLDYSAAGSKVNGLKVSATASSGAAIAISNTSSAGRRSLNVQSADAGAILRFLNIYEHMEGGAIALALSGAGDGPMKGKVDTTNFFVVNEPKLASIVSTTPAGDSRSLNQAVKGKLDTSRVQFERGYAEIEKGSGYLRLANGVLRGPRIGTTFQGTLYDQNNNMDMTGTFMPVYGLNRIFGELPIVGALLGNGRDRGLIGVTYRLKGNANKPLLDINPLSVIAPGIFRSIFEYR, encoded by the coding sequence GTGGATCAGGAGCAACCGCAGCACGAGAAGATCAGGTTCAGGCGGGATGAAATCACCGACCTGGGCGCCTTGCCATCGGCTTGCCGCGTTCCGCCGCTCGGCCAGGCGGCGATCGGCCGCGGCTTTCGTATCCTATCGCGGCTGTTTGCCGGCGCCGTTGCGCTGGTGCTGCTGGCGGGGGTGGCTGTCTATCTCATCGGTGTCTCCGGAATAGGGGCCGACCGGCTGCGCGTCGAGGCGGAGGCCGCCATCGAGAAGCTAGCGGGTGTCGATGTCGATGTTGCGGTCGGGCCGGCCCGCATCACCCTCGACAGTTCGAGCTTCGTCGCGCTCCAGGTGAGCGACGTCAGCCTGAAGGCCAGCGACGGTAAACCCATGGCCGATGCGGGCAGGGTGCGTTTCGGCATCCGCCTGCTGCCGCTGCTTCGAGGCGAGGTGCGGCTGACCAGCGCCAGGATTTCCGATGCGCGCATCGTTACCGCGGCGATGCCGTCGGGCGGCGACTGGACGGCCGAGCTGCGCAATCGGGACGGGCTGATCGATCCCGAAAAATTGTCCGATGCGCTCTTTGCCAACATCAATCACGCTCTCGATGCGGTGCGCGAGGAATCGCTGCACCGTATCGATCTTCACAATGTGGCATTCGTCTTGCCCGACACCGAGGCGGTCAGGTTGATCACCGTCGCCGACGCGGTCGTCCTGCAGTCGGGGACAGGCGGCATGGAGTTCTCCTCGCAGGCAAATGTCGACGGCAAGGCGGTGACCGTCGCCGCATCCGCCAGCCGCGATGCCGAGACCCGGCGCGTGATGTCGCTGGATGCCACCGTCGGCATCGCCGAAGACGGCGGCGAAAGCGGCGCAATGGCGTCCGGCGGCAAGTTGGGGGCGCTCAGCGTGACGCTCAAAGGGTCGCAGGGGGCCGACGACACCGCGTCGCGGCTGACGGCTGCCCTGTCGTCCAGGGGATCGGTGCTTGATCTCGGCACGCGTGGCCTGCTGTCGGCCGATGTCGATCTCGGCGCCACGCTCGTCCGCGGCAGCAACAAGATCCAGGTGGACAGGCTGTTGCTGAAGACCGGCCGCTCGACCTTCGATTTCGCCGGCTCGATCGGGCCCAGACCCGCGACCGGCGCCGCCGGAGAGGAGCCGGCCTACCGATACGATCTGACCAGTGACGGCTCGACACTGGCGCCTTCGGAATCGCCGGAGCCAGCGCTCACCTTCCTTGCCCGCATCGCCGGCGTCTACCAGACAAAAAGCCATAAATTGGTAGCCGATCAGATCGCAGTCCGGTCGGCCGCTTCCAGCGAGGTCCTTGGAACCGCGGCCGTGGAGTTCGTTGACGGCAAGGCTCCCGGCATCAATCTGGCGCTCAACGTGCACGACATGCCGGTCTCGCACGTCAAGCAGCTTTGGCCATGGTTTTCGGCGCGCAATGCACGGCTCTGGGTATTGGACAATCTGTTCGGCGGCCGCGTCGTCGATGCCAATCTTCAATTCCAGGTGGTGCCTGATCGCCTCGGCAATGGCGTGCCGCTTTCCGCCGACGAGGTGTTCGGCCGCTTCCAGATCGAAGGATCGCGTTTCGACACGGCTGGCCGCATTCCGCCGATACGCGATGCCGTCGGTGTCGTCGCCTTCCACGGCAATGACGTCGATATCTCCCTGTCCTCTGGCACCGTCTTCATGCCCAGCGGCCGCACCGTGGCGGCCAGCAACGGCACGCTGACCGTCAAGGCGGCCAACCGCCCGCCGGTCGTCGGCGCGCTCGACATCGACGTTGCCGGCGAAGCGTCCGCGGTCGCTGAACTTGCCTCCTACGAGCCGATCAATGCCATGCGCCATGTCGGCTTCCTGCCCGAAGACCTGTCCGGCAGCGTCACCGGCCATGTCAGGGCCGATATTCCGCTGCAATCCGGCGTCGACAGCTCGAAGCTCGATTGGCTGGTATCGCTCGACTACAGCGGGCTTTCCTTGGCCAAGCCGTTCGAAGGCCAGACCGTGACGGATGCCGATGGTTCCGTCACGGTCGACCCTGAAAAGGCTGTCATTTCCGCCAAGGCATCCCTGAACGGCATTCCGGCCGAACTCGACCTGATCGAGCCGCTGGAGGATGGCGGACCGGCACGCAGCCGCAAGGTGGCCCTGGTGCTCGACGACAAGATCCGCGCCGCCGCCATGCCGGGGCTGGCCCCGTTGCTGGGCGGAACAGTGAAGGTAGCGATCGACAAAAGCGGGGAGGGCAACCAGAACGTCTCGGCCGACCTGACCAATGCCAGGCTCGACATTCCCTGGGCCGGATGGAGCAAGGGGGCAGGGGTCCCCGCAAGTGCCACATTCGTCATGACCACGTCCGGCGACACCACGACGCTGTCCGACTTCGACCTCGACGGCAAGACATTCTCCGTCGACGGCAACATCGTGCTGGTCAACGGGGCCCTGTCCTCGGCAAAGTTCAGCAAAGTCGCCCTGAACCGGGGCGACGACGTGGCGGTGTCCGTCAAGCGATCGGGCAGGGGCTATGCAGTCAACGTCAGCGGCAATGCCCTGGATGCCCGCTCGCTGATCAAGCAGTTCACCTCCGACGTCGACACCGCGACCAAGACGACGGGCGCCGACGCGATTTCCGTCAGCGCCGACGTCGATCGGCTGACCGGTTTCCACGACGAGCAACTGTCCAACCTCAAGCTCGACTACAGCGCGGCCGGTTCGAAGGTGAACGGGCTGAAGGTCAGCGCCACTGCAAGTTCGGGAGCCGCCATAGCCATCAGCAACACGAGCAGCGCCGGCCGGCGCTCGCTTAACGTACAGTCGGCGGACGCCGGTGCGATACTGAGATTCCTCAACATCTACGAGCACATGGAAGGTGGGGCGATTGCCCTGGCCTTGTCAGGAGCGGGCGACGGGCCGATGAAGGGCAAGGTGGACACGACGAACTTCTTCGTCGTCAACGAACCGAAGCTCGCATCCATCGTCTCGACCACACCCGCAGGCGACAGCCGCAGCCTTAATCAGGCGGTCAAGGGCAAGCTCGACACCTCGCGGGTACAGTTCGAACGCGGCTACGCCGAGATCGAGAAGGGCAGCGGCTATCTCAGGCTGGCCAACGGCGTGCTGCGCGGTCCCCGCATCGGCACGACGTTCCAGGGCACGCTCTATGACCAGAACAACAATATGGACATGACCGGCACCTTCATGCCGGTATACGGCCTCAACCGCATCTTCGGTGAACTGCCCATCGTCGGCGCGCTTTTGGGCAATGGCCGCGACCGCGGCCTGATCGGCGTGACCTACCGGCTCAAGGGCAACGCCAACAAGCCGCTGCTCGACATCAACCCGCTCTCGGTGATCGCGCCGGGGATATTCAGGTCGATCTTCGAGTACCGGTGA